From the Polyangiaceae bacterium genome, one window contains:
- a CDS encoding RtcB family protein has protein sequence MQLKRIGDFTWEIPKTDGMKVPGRVYLADSQLKRVADEKALEQVRNVAYLPGIVGASLAMPDIHWGYGFPIGGVAAVDAKDGAVSPGGVGYDVNCGVRVITTGLDQAELAPRLEKVVARMFKTIPTGVGASQAIPSCSKRELRQVMAEGAAWAVARGYCATADDASYTEEGGCLRDADPDAVSDRALERGHDQLGTLGSGNHFLEIGRVAEVYDAEAAQCFGLRQDQVTLMIHSGSRGLGHQVCDETLHGLARSFQSYGDDYAALPDRQLACAPIRSEVGQRYLGAMQAAANFAWANRQVMTGLALQALAQGLGSEEDALRARLLYDVCHNIAKFEEHRVDGQTRRVLVHRKGATRAFAAGDPRVPERYRGVGQPVLIPGDMGRYSFVMAGSEAAMSETFGSSCHGAGRVLSRKAALAKARGRRIDRELGERGIVVMSRGLRTLAEEMSEAYKDVHDVVDVVAGAGLCRKVARLEPMGVIKG, from the coding sequence ATGCAACTGAAGCGCATCGGCGACTTCACCTGGGAAATCCCCAAGACGGACGGCATGAAAGTGCCCGGTCGCGTCTATCTGGCCGATTCGCAGTTGAAGCGCGTCGCCGACGAGAAGGCGCTGGAACAAGTGCGCAACGTGGCCTACTTGCCCGGCATCGTCGGCGCCTCCCTGGCCATGCCCGACATTCACTGGGGCTACGGCTTTCCCATCGGCGGCGTGGCGGCGGTCGACGCCAAAGACGGCGCAGTGAGTCCCGGCGGAGTCGGCTACGACGTGAACTGCGGCGTCCGCGTGATCACCACGGGGCTGGACCAAGCCGAACTCGCGCCACGATTGGAGAAGGTCGTGGCACGCATGTTCAAGACCATTCCAACTGGGGTCGGTGCGAGCCAGGCAATCCCGAGCTGCAGCAAGCGCGAGCTGCGCCAGGTGATGGCCGAGGGCGCCGCTTGGGCAGTGGCGCGAGGCTACTGCGCTACCGCCGACGATGCGAGCTACACTGAAGAGGGCGGGTGCCTGCGGGACGCCGACCCAGACGCCGTCAGCGATCGCGCTCTCGAGCGGGGACACGATCAGCTTGGCACCCTGGGCAGCGGCAACCACTTCTTGGAGATCGGGCGCGTGGCCGAGGTGTACGACGCCGAAGCGGCGCAGTGCTTCGGGCTGCGCCAGGATCAAGTGACCTTGATGATCCACTCGGGGTCGCGTGGCCTGGGCCATCAGGTGTGTGACGAAACCCTCCACGGACTGGCGCGGAGCTTCCAAAGCTACGGTGACGACTACGCCGCGCTGCCCGATCGCCAGCTCGCCTGCGCGCCGATTCGCTCCGAGGTCGGCCAGCGCTATCTGGGGGCAATGCAGGCCGCGGCCAACTTCGCGTGGGCCAATCGGCAAGTGATGACGGGCCTGGCTCTGCAAGCGCTGGCCCAAGGGCTGGGGAGCGAAGAGGACGCCCTGCGGGCTCGTCTGCTCTACGACGTATGCCACAACATCGCGAAGTTCGAGGAACACCGGGTCGATGGCCAGACTCGGCGCGTGCTCGTACACCGCAAGGGCGCGACCCGCGCCTTCGCGGCCGGAGACCCGCGCGTTCCTGAGCGCTATCGCGGCGTGGGTCAGCCAGTGCTGATTCCGGGAGACATGGGTCGGTACTCCTTCGTGATGGCCGGTAGCGAAGCTGCCATGAGCGAGACCTTTGGTTCTTCGTGTCACGGCGCTGGGCGCGTGCTGTCGCGCAAGGCGGCCTTGGCGAAGGCGCGTGGTCGCCGCATCGATCGAGAGCTAGGCGAACGCGGCATCGTGGTGATGAGTCGCGGACTGCGCACCCTGGCCGAGGAGATGAGCGAGGCCTACAAGGATGTTCACGACGTGGTCGACGTGGTCGCGGGTGCGGGGCTCTGTCGCAAAGTCGCTCGCCTCGAGCCCATGGGCGTGATCAAGGGCTAG
- the yjgA gene encoding ribosome biogenesis factor YjgA, producing the protein MGTAPPDDADLETDLTSRSDLKRARRTREDALARLSNRLCSLSEAKLHKLGLPDDVLDAVLTAQHMKSNAARGRQLRVVRSQLRGNNWPEVVARLETLEKHGSVSASAASNSEAEAKQWVVKLVGGGTPALDELLSLHPQLDRKHLRTLIRNAAVSSGDRRARAEEKLARTLEPMLR; encoded by the coding sequence ATGGGCACCGCACCCCCCGACGACGCAGATCTCGAAACGGACCTGACGTCACGTAGTGATCTCAAGCGTGCGCGCCGCACACGCGAAGACGCCCTGGCGAGACTCTCGAATCGGCTGTGCTCGCTCAGCGAAGCCAAGCTGCACAAGCTTGGGCTACCCGATGACGTACTGGACGCGGTCTTGACCGCCCAACACATGAAGTCCAATGCGGCGCGGGGACGCCAACTTCGCGTGGTGCGCTCGCAGCTGCGCGGCAACAACTGGCCGGAGGTCGTTGCGCGCCTCGAGACGTTGGAAAAGCACGGAAGCGTGTCCGCTTCCGCCGCGAGCAACAGCGAGGCGGAAGCCAAGCAGTGGGTAGTCAAGCTGGTCGGAGGTGGGACTCCTGCCCTGGACGAACTTTTGTCTTTGCATCCACAGCTGGATCGCAAGCACCTGCGCACCCTCATCCGCAATGCGGCCGTCAGTAGCGGCGACAGGCGGGCCCGGGCCGAAGAAAAGCTCGCGCGGACTTTGGAGCCCATGTTGCGCTGA
- a CDS encoding sigma-70 family RNA polymerase sigma factor, with the protein MTVEPNSDATALVRAATAGDAVAFGRLFERFAPMVHGVLLSRVPSADADDLTQEVFMVAQGRLTELHRPEAFGAWLGAIARNRATDFLRRRKPHAELSFEVPSQDPERSAAEQALHAIRSLPEAYVEPLILRLVEGMTGPEIAERTGLTPESVRVNLHRGMRLLRERMRSDDE; encoded by the coding sequence GTGACGGTGGAGCCGAATTCCGACGCTACCGCCCTCGTGCGCGCGGCCACGGCCGGGGACGCCGTCGCCTTTGGGCGACTGTTCGAGCGATTTGCACCGATGGTGCACGGGGTGCTGCTGTCGCGCGTGCCCAGCGCTGACGCCGACGACCTGACGCAGGAGGTCTTCATGGTCGCGCAGGGTCGCCTCACGGAACTGCACCGACCCGAGGCCTTTGGCGCGTGGCTGGGTGCCATCGCGCGCAACCGTGCCACGGACTTCCTCAGACGTCGCAAGCCTCACGCCGAGCTGTCCTTCGAGGTCCCCAGCCAGGACCCGGAGCGCTCCGCTGCGGAACAGGCCCTACACGCCATCCGCTCTCTGCCCGAAGCCTACGTCGAACCGCTGATCCTGCGCTTGGTGGAAGGGATGACGGGCCCGGAGATCGCGGAACGGACTGGGCTCACCCCAGAGTCCGTGCGCGTCAACCTGCATCGCGGCATGCGGTTGCTGCGAGAGAGGATGCGCAGCGATGACGAGTGA
- a CDS encoding DedA family protein — MTEILIRYLETAAAHASTWGFLLVFIFMTVESSFIPFPSEVVMIPAGFLAARGQLSTGSPMADAAIAVAAGIGGSLAGAYVNYYLFSWLGTPFLEKYGKYFLLPPAKLHRAEEVFRQYGAGATFFCRLLPAIRQLISIPAGISRMPLRSFTLWTGLGAGIWVTVLTVIGYTLGTHTAQLTYAEIVHQGKDVVKANAKFVIPAVLVGFAGYVWISRKIMESKRAPADSASAS; from the coding sequence TTGACCGAAATCCTGATTCGATACCTCGAGACGGCGGCGGCGCACGCTTCGACGTGGGGCTTCCTTCTCGTCTTCATCTTCATGACCGTGGAGAGCTCGTTCATTCCATTTCCCAGCGAAGTGGTGATGATTCCGGCAGGATTCCTGGCGGCGCGCGGACAGCTCAGCACGGGTAGCCCGATGGCGGACGCGGCCATCGCCGTCGCAGCCGGAATTGGCGGCTCGCTCGCGGGGGCGTACGTGAACTACTACCTGTTCAGTTGGCTAGGAACGCCGTTCCTCGAGAAGTACGGGAAGTACTTCCTGCTGCCTCCAGCCAAGTTGCATCGCGCTGAAGAAGTGTTTCGTCAGTATGGCGCGGGAGCCACCTTCTTCTGCCGCTTGCTGCCGGCAATTCGGCAACTGATTTCCATTCCGGCGGGTATCAGCCGCATGCCGCTTCGGAGCTTCACGCTCTGGACGGGGCTTGGCGCGGGGATCTGGGTCACGGTCCTCACCGTGATCGGCTACACCCTCGGCACGCACACGGCGCAGCTCACCTACGCGGAGATCGTGCATCAAGGCAAAGACGTCGTGAAGGCCAACGCCAAGTTCGTGATCCCGGCCGTGCTCGTCGGCTTTGCCGGCTACGTCTGGATCAGCCGCAAGATCATGGAAAGCAAGCGCGCTCCGGCCGATTCCGCGAGCGCCAGCTGA
- a CDS encoding PAS domain S-box protein: MSRADRYRDLFEHLPIGIYQVTPAGVFLDANPTLVSILGYSSWEEMREVNAASLCIDPRERLRWRETLEREGHLTHFETRKRRKDGATIWLREHARVVKNAHGEIKYFEGAVVDVTQQRQVEASLVQAERLASVGYLAAGVAHEINNPLSYLTTNVEFASRVLTQCETLFAGADAEMAEAVGEARAALNETLEGIARVAQVVSDLKTFARPDESGAKTTDPKSAVDTAVAIVQNEIRHRARLSRELAPCANVGIGSQRLVQVLVNLLLFAAHSIPEGYTESHDVVVRLRHASSKLIEISVSDTGAGYEPDALQHLFEPFGPAPTSSGIGLGLAVCHSIVTHAGGSLTVESELDRGTTFRLLLPVADAAVKSLPARTTGEPRVAKRSRILVIDDEPLIGRALKRNLRGDHEVTVARDAREALRLLLQGLSFDLILCDVMMPGMSGVDFHLALSQYRPELVERVVFITGGAFTPRAEQFLESVPNRRLTKPIAEETLRQLIGELVVPVATAS; this comes from the coding sequence GTGTCCCGTGCGGACCGCTACCGAGATTTGTTCGAACACTTGCCCATCGGCATCTACCAGGTGACCCCGGCCGGCGTGTTCTTGGACGCCAACCCGACCCTAGTGTCGATCCTGGGCTACTCGAGCTGGGAAGAGATGCGCGAAGTCAACGCAGCCAGTCTCTGCATCGACCCGCGAGAGCGCCTTCGTTGGCGCGAGACCCTGGAGCGCGAGGGTCACCTGACGCACTTCGAGACCCGCAAACGCCGCAAAGACGGCGCCACGATCTGGCTTCGGGAGCATGCACGCGTGGTGAAGAACGCACATGGTGAGATCAAGTACTTCGAAGGGGCCGTCGTGGACGTGACACAGCAACGCCAAGTCGAGGCGTCCTTGGTACAGGCGGAGCGATTGGCAAGCGTGGGCTACCTCGCCGCGGGCGTGGCCCACGAGATCAACAATCCCCTCTCCTACCTGACGACCAACGTCGAATTCGCGAGCCGAGTGTTGACTCAGTGCGAAACCCTCTTCGCCGGCGCCGACGCGGAGATGGCGGAAGCCGTGGGCGAAGCACGTGCAGCCCTGAACGAGACGCTGGAAGGCATCGCTCGCGTTGCTCAAGTCGTCAGCGATCTGAAGACCTTCGCGCGTCCCGACGAGTCAGGCGCCAAGACTACGGATCCGAAGAGCGCGGTGGACACGGCTGTCGCCATCGTGCAGAACGAGATCCGTCACCGCGCTCGACTCAGTCGCGAGTTGGCGCCCTGCGCAAATGTGGGCATCGGCTCTCAGCGCTTGGTGCAGGTGCTGGTCAATCTGTTGCTGTTCGCCGCCCACTCCATTCCAGAGGGCTACACGGAGAGCCACGACGTCGTGGTGCGATTGCGCCACGCGAGTTCCAAACTGATCGAAATCAGCGTCTCTGACACGGGCGCGGGCTACGAGCCGGACGCGCTGCAGCACCTTTTCGAACCCTTCGGCCCTGCTCCGACCTCGTCGGGCATCGGCCTGGGCCTGGCGGTGTGCCACAGCATCGTGACCCATGCGGGCGGTAGCCTGACCGTCGAGAGCGAGTTGGATCGCGGCACGACGTTTCGTCTGCTGCTGCCCGTTGCGGATGCCGCGGTCAAGAGCCTGCCAGCCCGTACGACCGGCGAGCCGCGGGTGGCGAAGCGCAGCCGAATCTTGGTCATCGACGATGAACCGCTGATTGGCCGCGCCCTCAAACGCAACTTGCGCGGCGACCATGAAGTCACGGTCGCACGCGACGCAAGAGAGGCGCTGCGTCTGCTGCTTCAGGGGTTGTCCTTCGATCTGATCCTGTGTGACGTGATGATGCCGGGCATGAGTGGCGTGGACTTCCACCTGGCTCTGTCTCAGTATCGTCCCGAGCTGGTGGAGCGCGTGGTGTTCATCACCGGCGGCGCCTTCACACCCCGCGCGGAGCAGTTCTTGGAGTCCGTGCCGAACCGGCGCTTGACCAAGCCAATCGCCGAAGAGACGTTGCGTCAGTTGATCGGCGAGCTGGTCGTACCGGTCGCTACGGCTTCTTGA
- a CDS encoding DUF87 domain-containing protein has protein sequence MLEVPRGSLYLGARVDPESGDRQQRLFLESNRLTTHAVLVGMTGSGKTGLGMVLLEEALLSDVPTLIIDPKGDMGNLLLNFPDLDAASFRPWIEEDAARREGLSPDAFAEKTAQQWKDGLESWDVKPGRLRALAGSAELQLLTPGSTMGRPLNILGSAVSAPASDVEAMRDEIEGFVSSLLSLSGIEADPLSSPEHVFLSTLLEQARMRGHTLDIGSLILQLMDPPLRKVGVFDVDQFFPKKDREKLAKRLNTLFASPSFATWLMGEPLDIQSLLYTPQGKPKASILYLSHLSEPERQMVVTMVLGKLVSWMRRQPGTSGLRALVYIDEVFGLAPPTAMPPSKKPILTLLKQARAFGVGMVLATQNPVDLDYKAMSNAGTWMIGRLQTERDKDRIIEGLRSASGSTDPETLSRLVGGLEKRRYLLYQASSDPCVFTSRWAMSYLRGPLTREEVGRLCAPPTGASGTLIPPPAPPVTAAAPPPPTGVPPMPFAPQQAGFVAAGGNAPATQQAAPLITATAAAAGAAAPQGVAPANGYRYVDPAAAWLPSVGAVPTSRRLSAAVALRIEMLFDERRVDLRHTEEFEAVVHPLGAGLNEQTLHIVDHDPRDFRTTPVEGASYLPPPVPLEGPALLANLSRDLVEYLSRGQRRTAFKNAALGLVSRVGEDHAAFAARCQAQADARANDEAQKLHQKYASRIDKVKGQLATLQQKARDAQFLAETQGRDELISGVGDFVGLFSSGRKTSAGLSRMASRRNKANAASAKAAQADERARAKHVEVAQLENELAGELSGIYQALQQQAAQIEAIDVHLEKDDIRLVEANVIWLPV, from the coding sequence ATGCTCGAAGTGCCCCGAGGCAGTCTGTACTTGGGCGCTCGCGTCGACCCAGAAAGCGGGGATCGACAGCAGCGCTTGTTCCTGGAATCCAACCGATTGACGACCCACGCCGTGCTGGTCGGCATGACCGGCTCGGGCAAGACCGGTCTCGGCATGGTGCTCTTGGAAGAAGCGCTGCTGTCGGACGTGCCCACGTTGATCATCGATCCCAAGGGCGACATGGGGAATCTGCTCCTCAATTTCCCCGATCTGGACGCCGCCAGTTTTCGACCTTGGATTGAAGAGGACGCCGCACGACGCGAGGGACTGAGTCCGGATGCCTTCGCCGAGAAGACAGCGCAGCAGTGGAAGGACGGCCTGGAGTCCTGGGACGTGAAACCTGGACGCCTGCGAGCACTCGCAGGCAGTGCCGAGCTGCAACTGCTGACTCCGGGGTCCACAATGGGTCGACCCTTGAACATCCTCGGTTCTGCCGTCTCGGCGCCTGCCTCGGACGTAGAGGCGATGCGCGACGAAATCGAGGGTTTCGTCTCGAGTCTGCTCTCCCTGTCGGGCATCGAGGCGGATCCGCTGTCGTCTCCGGAACACGTGTTCCTCTCCACTCTGCTCGAGCAAGCTCGGATGCGTGGCCACACCCTGGATATCGGCAGCCTGATTCTACAACTGATGGATCCCCCCTTGCGCAAGGTCGGCGTGTTCGACGTGGACCAATTCTTCCCCAAGAAGGATCGCGAGAAGCTGGCGAAACGCTTGAACACGCTGTTTGCCTCGCCGTCCTTCGCGACCTGGCTCATGGGCGAGCCGCTGGACATCCAGAGTCTGCTCTACACCCCGCAAGGCAAGCCCAAAGCGTCCATTCTCTATCTGTCGCACCTGTCGGAACCCGAACGACAGATGGTAGTGACGATGGTGCTGGGCAAACTCGTGAGCTGGATGCGACGCCAGCCCGGAACGTCGGGGCTGCGCGCACTGGTCTACATCGACGAAGTCTTCGGACTCGCGCCGCCCACCGCCATGCCCCCGTCGAAGAAGCCAATCCTGACTCTGCTCAAGCAAGCGCGGGCGTTTGGCGTGGGCATGGTCCTCGCCACGCAGAACCCCGTCGATCTCGACTACAAAGCCATGAGCAATGCGGGCACCTGGATGATCGGACGCCTGCAAACCGAGCGCGACAAGGATCGCATCATCGAAGGACTTCGCTCTGCATCTGGGTCCACGGATCCGGAAACACTCTCACGGCTGGTGGGCGGCCTGGAGAAGCGACGCTACTTGCTCTATCAGGCCTCCAGCGATCCCTGCGTGTTCACCTCGCGCTGGGCGATGAGCTACCTGCGCGGACCGCTTACGCGCGAAGAAGTCGGGCGGCTCTGCGCCCCGCCCACGGGGGCTTCGGGCACGTTGATCCCTCCGCCCGCTCCGCCGGTGACTGCGGCCGCACCACCGCCGCCGACCGGTGTGCCGCCGATGCCCTTCGCGCCTCAGCAAGCCGGTTTCGTCGCAGCAGGCGGCAACGCGCCAGCCACCCAGCAGGCGGCGCCCTTGATCACCGCAACCGCGGCCGCAGCGGGCGCTGCTGCACCTCAGGGCGTGGCCCCGGCCAATGGCTACCGCTACGTGGACCCGGCTGCAGCCTGGCTGCCCAGCGTAGGGGCAGTGCCCACCAGCCGACGGCTGTCGGCCGCGGTTGCCCTTCGGATAGAGATGCTTTTCGACGAACGACGCGTCGACTTGCGACACACTGAAGAATTCGAGGCCGTGGTCCATCCCTTGGGTGCGGGCCTGAATGAACAGACCTTGCACATCGTGGACCATGACCCGCGCGACTTTCGTACGACGCCAGTGGAAGGTGCGAGCTACCTGCCGCCGCCGGTTCCTTTGGAAGGGCCCGCCTTGCTCGCGAACCTTTCTCGGGATCTCGTCGAGTATCTCTCACGAGGTCAGCGGCGAACGGCGTTCAAGAACGCCGCGTTGGGACTGGTCTCACGAGTGGGCGAAGATCATGCAGCCTTCGCTGCGCGCTGTCAGGCCCAAGCCGACGCCCGCGCGAACGACGAAGCTCAAAAGCTCCATCAGAAGTACGCGAGCCGCATCGACAAGGTGAAGGGCCAGCTGGCCACCCTGCAGCAGAAGGCCCGGGACGCACAGTTCCTGGCAGAAACTCAGGGGCGTGACGAGCTCATCTCCGGCGTGGGCGACTTCGTGGGGCTCTTCTCCAGCGGGCGCAAGACCAGCGCGGGACTCTCGCGCATGGCCTCTCGCCGCAACAAAGCCAATGCCGCGAGCGCCAAGGCCGCTCAGGCCGACGAACGCGCGCGCGCCAAGCACGTCGAAGTGGCGCAGCTGGAAAACGAACTCGCCGGCGAACTTTCCGGCATCTACCAGGCGCTTCAGCAGCAGGCGGCGCAGATTGAAGCCATCGACGTCCACTTGGAGAAGGACGACATTCGTCTGGTCGAGGCAAACGTGATCTGGCTGCCGGTATAG
- a CDS encoding YkgJ family cysteine cluster protein produces the protein MSEFARQATKTYADPLNLIWIRAAERYGLRITRTDDAYACYDGKGTLLIAKDAHLDADDSLAQMIFHELCHAAVAGPDAKAAFDWGLCNETDRDLVLEHACHRLQAWLSRRHGLRTFFAVTTDHRPHWDALPEDPLASAGTAAEHARRALMLLRATELGTILEEALSATRKIAEATRPFAADSSLWASLVPLQEMGFPQHEAPSLRCGSCAWSAPAAHEGKQLACAQTRAAGRKPRRIEADARACVRFEPRFEIDDCGHCGACCREGFHLVQVGKRERFARLHPQWLEIGHDATFVPRPGGRCVALTGHGRDDPYRCAAYEERPESCREFVIRGAACLDARRRVGLSH, from the coding sequence GTGTCCGAATTCGCTCGCCAGGCAACCAAGACCTACGCGGATCCCCTGAATCTGATCTGGATACGTGCTGCGGAACGGTACGGGCTGAGAATCACTCGTACCGACGATGCCTACGCTTGCTACGACGGCAAAGGGACGCTCCTCATCGCCAAGGACGCGCACCTCGATGCCGATGACAGCCTGGCGCAGATGATCTTTCACGAGCTTTGCCACGCTGCCGTGGCGGGCCCAGATGCGAAGGCAGCTTTCGATTGGGGATTGTGCAACGAGACAGACCGAGATCTCGTGCTGGAGCACGCTTGCCATCGACTTCAGGCATGGTTGTCGCGCCGCCACGGCCTGCGAACCTTCTTCGCGGTCACGACGGATCACCGCCCCCACTGGGACGCGCTACCCGAGGATCCCTTGGCCAGCGCTGGCACCGCAGCGGAGCACGCACGCCGCGCGCTGATGCTCCTGCGTGCCACGGAGCTGGGCACGATCTTGGAGGAGGCCTTGAGCGCGACGCGGAAGATCGCAGAAGCGACGCGTCCCTTCGCGGCGGATAGCAGCCTGTGGGCTTCCCTGGTGCCTCTGCAGGAGATGGGCTTTCCGCAGCACGAAGCCCCGAGCTTGCGTTGTGGCAGCTGTGCGTGGAGTGCGCCGGCCGCACACGAAGGCAAGCAGCTGGCTTGCGCGCAAACGCGCGCAGCGGGGCGAAAGCCCAGGCGCATCGAAGCCGACGCGCGGGCATGCGTGCGTTTCGAGCCTCGATTCGAGATCGACGACTGCGGTCATTGCGGAGCTTGTTGTCGCGAGGGCTTTCACCTGGTGCAGGTCGGCAAGCGGGAGCGTTTCGCGCGACTCCACCCGCAATGGCTGGAAATCGGGCACGACGCTACCTTCGTGCCTCGACCGGGCGGTCGCTGCGTGGCGCTCACCGGCCACGGCCGGGACGACCCCTATCGCTGCGCGGCATACGAAGAACGACCCGAGTCTTGCCGAGAGTTCGTGATCCGTGGCGCCGCATGCCTCGACGCGCGCCGACGCGTCGGGCTCAGCCACTGA
- a CDS encoding prenyltransferase/squalene oxidase repeat-containing protein: MMKLPAKLEVPSPETHADMQATAEFLEREMECEGGFRFAAGCPKTLLATCFGVISHEMLGTLPELQAARREQLVDVIASCQQADGTFRDPLHPDKLIHTLRKFTPTYLSWQETYFASHALDALGVAPAKPLRFIEPFRFEPTLMPWLGTLGFEDFWFVSNYLMFLLHFLVEVEGKESPAAHRVLDWLDTRQDPKTGFWGTQQGASLFNGLAGAFHLYGFYQYLGREIHYVDRAIESTLSVQQKSGLWSEPGGGPCEDLDAVDVLLKLVPSNADLDERVKAALRRALAALRAARLPSGGYCWTSPQRRARPRNVVYSGLPTLKVKSNKEDLWSIWFRPLAIAMAELRLGGKPAWPVKFRGKPLLGWHPAL, translated from the coding sequence GTGATGAAGCTGCCCGCGAAGCTCGAAGTCCCAAGCCCTGAGACGCACGCCGACATGCAGGCGACGGCGGAGTTCCTCGAGCGTGAGATGGAGTGCGAGGGTGGGTTTCGCTTCGCCGCCGGGTGTCCCAAAACGCTGCTCGCGACATGCTTTGGTGTCATCTCCCACGAGATGCTCGGAACACTTCCCGAGTTGCAGGCGGCGCGCCGTGAGCAACTCGTCGATGTGATAGCCAGCTGCCAGCAGGCCGACGGGACGTTCAGAGATCCCCTCCACCCGGACAAACTGATCCACACGCTGAGGAAGTTCACGCCCACCTACCTCAGCTGGCAAGAAACCTACTTCGCCAGCCACGCCCTGGATGCTCTGGGCGTCGCACCGGCCAAGCCGCTGCGCTTCATCGAGCCATTTCGCTTCGAGCCAACGCTGATGCCGTGGCTCGGCACCCTCGGTTTCGAGGACTTCTGGTTCGTCAGCAACTACCTGATGTTCTTGCTGCACTTTTTGGTCGAGGTCGAAGGCAAGGAATCACCAGCAGCGCATCGCGTCCTCGATTGGCTCGACACGCGACAGGACCCCAAGACAGGGTTCTGGGGCACCCAGCAGGGCGCGAGCCTCTTCAACGGACTCGCGGGTGCCTTCCACCTCTACGGCTTCTACCAATATCTGGGTCGCGAGATTCACTACGTGGACCGGGCCATCGAGTCCACGCTCAGCGTGCAACAGAAGAGTGGCCTCTGGAGTGAACCCGGCGGCGGGCCTTGCGAAGATCTGGATGCAGTCGACGTACTGCTCAAGCTGGTCCCCAGCAACGCCGACCTCGATGAGCGCGTGAAGGCAGCCTTGCGCCGGGCCCTCGCGGCGCTCCGGGCCGCACGCCTTCCCAGTGGCGGGTACTGCTGGACGTCTCCGCAGCGGCGCGCACGGCCTCGGAACGTGGTCTACAGCGGACTCCCCACGCTGAAGGTGAAGTCGAACAAGGAAGACCTGTGGTCGATTTGGTTTCGCCCTCTCGCCATCGCCATGGCGGAGCTCCGCCTGGGCGGAAAGCCTGCCTGGCCGGTGAAGTTTCGCGGCAAACCGCTGCTGGGATGGCATCCCGCTCTCTAG
- a CDS encoding radical SAM protein codes for MQVLLVNNGDSNANFSTNERRFPIGLGYLSAVLKKEGHSVKLVDRFADRGAWIDGDVNAFDFVGVYTSTPCYEDALAVVDLLEDYKGTVAFGGPHTTAFPNTVPPRVDYAVQGEAEYIINDLVHGKFPKGTLIRTQRIENLDVLPRADYDLFLDKPRNYTWEIPFTDIKPIYLMNTSRSCPYTCSFCTVRDIWGVLWTSQSAERVVDDIEYLHKTHSPAGVYFREDIFTANKKRVVEICELMLKRNIKMNWACETRVDLGSEESFIELMARAGCRGIYVGAESGSQRMLDFYNKQIKVEQIRDTVKWAKKHGIVTAMSLIVDHPRETWKDKFDTWKLVKTSRPEIVWKNPYRDDVTRHGTTTFPTYAEREMIEVKFENGTWRGQSDRLVPAKNLVKGQRDESSAACSA; via the coding sequence ATGCAGGTTCTGCTAGTCAACAACGGCGACAGCAACGCGAACTTCTCTACCAACGAACGACGCTTTCCCATCGGGCTCGGCTACTTGTCGGCGGTGCTCAAGAAGGAGGGACACTCCGTCAAGTTGGTCGATCGCTTCGCGGACCGCGGCGCGTGGATCGACGGTGACGTGAACGCCTTCGACTTCGTCGGCGTCTACACCAGCACACCCTGCTACGAAGACGCCCTTGCCGTGGTCGACTTGCTGGAGGACTACAAGGGAACGGTCGCCTTCGGTGGGCCGCACACGACGGCCTTCCCCAACACCGTGCCGCCGCGAGTGGACTACGCCGTCCAAGGCGAGGCCGAGTACATCATCAACGACCTGGTCCATGGAAAGTTCCCTAAGGGAACTTTGATCCGGACCCAGCGCATCGAGAACCTCGATGTGCTTCCCCGAGCGGACTACGACCTCTTTCTGGACAAGCCGCGCAACTACACCTGGGAGATCCCCTTCACGGACATCAAGCCCATCTACTTGATGAACACCTCGCGCAGCTGCCCCTACACCTGCAGCTTCTGCACGGTGCGGGACATCTGGGGCGTGCTCTGGACCTCCCAGAGTGCGGAGCGCGTCGTGGACGACATCGAGTACCTGCACAAGACCCACTCTCCCGCGGGAGTCTACTTCCGCGAAGACATCTTCACTGCCAACAAGAAGCGTGTGGTGGAGATCTGCGAACTGATGCTCAAGCGCAACATCAAGATGAATTGGGCGTGTGAGACGCGCGTCGACCTGGGCTCGGAAGAGTCGTTCATCGAGTTGATGGCTCGCGCCGGCTGCCGAGGGATCTACGTGGGTGCCGAAAGCGGAAGCCAGCGCATGCTGGATTTCTACAACAAGCAGATCAAGGTGGAGCAGATCCGCGACACCGTGAAATGGGCCAAAAAACACGGCATCGTGACGGCCATGTCGCTGATCGTCGACCACCCGCGTGAAACTTGGAAAGACAAGTTCGACACCTGGAAGCTGGTGAAGACGTCACGACCAGAGATCGTCTGGAAGAACCCTTACCGTGATGATGTGACTCGCCACGGCACGACCACCTTTCCCACCTACGCGGAACGGGAGATGATCGAGGTGAAGTTCGAGAACGGCACGTGGCGCGGCCAGAGCGACCGCTTGGTGCCCGCCAAGAATCTGGTCAAGGGACAGCGGGACGAATCCAGCGCCGCCTGTAGCGCCTGA